In the genome of Podospora pseudocomata strain CBS 415.72m chromosome 7, whole genome shotgun sequence, the window CTCTCGGCCACAGAAAGCCCGCAACTAGTCCACCGCTTATTAAGTTGTGCTGGTCTTGAACGCCTTTGTCGGCAATGGAGTCAATGATGGGGTTATCTGAATTTCTAAGCCGGTGTAACGATGAAAGCTCATGAGTATAAAGGGAGGCATGTGGCTGTCTGATACAAGAGAAGATAATCATTCCCAAAAAGCACAGCAAGCAGTGCCCATACCGCATTCCTTTACACATATTTGGCTCCAAATCTAAAACCATGGCTGTTAGTCTCTCACTCAACTTTCCTCCCATCAAGACCTTGCATAGAGAGTCTTACCCAGCAATTTCCCCTCTCGAACCCGAAAACAATCAAGCGGGCAAAACAGTCCTCGTCACCGGCGGCGCAGGTGGCATCGGGTTTGCTATCGCGACGGCCTTTGTCCAGGCCTCGTCCTCGCATGTCATTATCGTTAGTCGGCGCCAAGGATTCCTCCAAGACGGCGTCAAGCGACTTGAAGCTGAGGCTCGGACTGCGAGGACCAACACCAAAATCAGCGGCTACTCCTCAGATGTTTCGAGCCTGGAAGCAAGCGAGAAGCTGTGGGCTGAATtgaaggaggatgggatTGTCGTGGATGTCTTGGTGCTCAACGCCGTAGCTCTGGGCCCTGGCGGGACACTGGTGGAAGCCAACTTGGAACTAGTATGGAAGGCATATGAGGTCAACGTTCGCTCGCTTCTGGACCATACCCAGCGATTTGATAACCAGGAAGGTAAAAGGCAAAAGGTAAGCGACATGTTCCAAACCATGATCAAACCTTCTCGCTGATGTTCCATGTAGTATCTGGTCAGTGTCTCTTCCTCCATGGTGCATAACCTGGACAATGAAAACCCCTTCTTGTCCACGTACGGGGCAACGAAAACTGCCGGCCAAGTTTTGTTTCAGCAAATTGCCAGGGATGTAGACCCAGCAAGGCTGCAGATGATCAGCTTTCACCCCGGTGCCATCTACTCAGATGGGGCCCGAGAAGGTGGCGTCACCAAGGACATGATCGATGTGTGGGATGATGGTATGTTCTGTCTCTCCAGGTCTTGGATTAATGAGGGGGTCGAGGCTAACTTGGCAACAGCGGCGTTACCTGGTAACTTTGCCGTGTGGGCGGCCACACCCGCGGCCAAGTTCCTGCATGGCCGATTGCTGGCAGCCTGGTGGGATGTAAATGAGCTGAAGCACGATGCGCTTCAGGAAAAGCTCAATTCTGACTGGCACCTGCTAAGAGTTGGTGTGAAAGGACTCTGAGACCTGGATGGTGGCACAGGCCTGTTCGGTGTGTTTGTTCATGTCAGAAAGGTGGTCTGCGGGCTTCGGAGGAActcttgttgttgaaatTGAATCATATGACTAGAGAGAGTTAGTCTGACCTGCTCGAGACGGTTTGCGTTTAATAAATGGCCTGAAGTCCTTTGCTTCCATATCGATATTCTCATTTGTTCCTATTCGGAGGAAGACGTTTCTGCATCGAGtcagaagaaaaggaaaccaGCGCCCTAAGCGACAAGAATGGCTGGCCTTACTTGTAGGGCTGATGAAGTCTTATTCAAAAAGCGCCTAGTGGGCACAAGGTGGCAGCATATACCTGCACTTGGTATTGGCTGTTCAGTATTTTGTGTTGTCTCTCTGCTCCCACGCGCCAGGTTCGAGACCGCAGTAGCTGCCTGCGGGGAGCCGGTAATAGAGACGCCACGAGTGTCAGGGCTGATTTCGAGTGGACCATGAAGGGTGTGGTTGACTGTGATTGCTGTCGAGGTTCAGAGTGGCTATGTCGCACAAGCAGTGATCATCCAATCTCTGTCTTTAATCCGGCTTGCTTCGCCATCCCGACGCTTCCTGAACCAATCACATCTGACCTCGACCTCAATTCTCCCGACGCTGATTTGAAAAGCTGTCGACCACGCCACCGCTGCGCTtttctctccacctcctcggaTGCCCCTCCAATGTCCACCGGGTGGCAGAAGCTGAAATGGGGAGGACAAGACAGCTGTCGAAGCCCAATGCGAGGTATCTCGTGTGCTGCGGGATGGGGCGTCGGAAACCGGGGTGCCACGACATTCGGAGTGAGCATCTCTGCAGATATCAATGTTTCCGGGGCCTTGTTTTCCGGATCAGGTCTTTCCATACCCTGCTGTGCTTGTGCCTATCTGTCGCGTTTTCTCTCCACCCTACCGACGACATCTTCTCGCTTTGTGGCCATGTGTTGAAGCGTTTGTTTTTCCATTTTCCTTCGAGCGATAACCCGGAAGTCGCACAACCCAGACTTCCCTCCTTCCTAGTTCCTACCCACGTACTTGCCTCACTCAGGCTTTGCCTCTACGCGCCTTTCCTTCTCGAACTTCGGACCATCGGCCCCACCGGCTCGGGCGGCCGCTGACGTAAAGAGCAGGAGAGATGTTTTCCCGACGGCTTCAACCTCTCGTCTTTCTCTTGTTGATATCATTCTTGTCCCTGTCAGTTTTTGCACAGTATGATCCAATCAAGGATTTCTGCCGACGCCATGGACATCAGTCGGCCGTTGTCGACAATCGACTGTACATAGACGGCGGGTTGGTGAACTGGAAGCCATtcacctcgtcgtcttcaaaTTACACAAGTATGTTTGATCTGCTTTGCTCTTAACAAAATGGACCTCTTCTGATGCCTACATACCTACCATCCAGATCCGTTCCTTATCTTTAGCGATCTCAGCACTGAGACCAAGGATATGCCCACGCTGCATGCCAACCTTTCCAAAAATGCGACAGTTCCAAGCGTCATGGGCGGCAAGTTGTGGGAGGATTCGGTCAACAAAAGATTGTACTTGTACGGCGGCGAAACTTACCAggcacccccaaccaacTTTCTCCTCTACGCCTATGACATTCTCAAGGACAAGTGGGATTCTTTCGGCCCGCCAACTGGAACGGCAGCTATCATCCCAACGAGCTTTGGAGCCGGTGTATCGATCCCGGCACGAGGAGAGGCGTATTATTATGGCGGCTTTCATAACAATGGCTCCGTTCCGGGCTGGACAGGGCCGCCGCGTGCATCTAACAGACTGATCAAGTACGACATGGACAGCAACGCATGGAGCAATGTGACCGGCCCTGATGACGTGAGAAGGGCCGAAGGCGAGATGGTCTTTCTGCCCGTTGGTGACGCCGGCATGCTTGTCTATTTTGGTGGTAGTCAAGACTTGTACGGCAATGGGACCTTGACACCCGAGCCTTTGGACACCATCTTTCTCTACGACCTTGCGAACTCGAAATGGTATGCGCAAAAGGCAACTGGAAGGATACCGGAGAGTCGACGTCGA includes:
- a CDS encoding hypothetical protein (COG:Q; EggNog:ENOG503P27G), encoding MAVSLSLNFPPIKTLHRESYPAISPLEPENNQAGKTVLVTGGAGGIGFAIATAFVQASSSHVIIVSRRQGFLQDGVKRLEAEARTARTNTKISGYSSDVSSLEASEKLWAELKEDGIVVDVLVLNAVALGPGGTLVEANLELVWKAYEVNVRSLLDHTQRFDNQEGKRQKYLVSVSSSMVHNLDNENPFLSTYGATKTAGQVLFQQIARDVDPARLQMISFHPGAIYSDGAREGGVTKDMIDVWDDGMFCLSRSWINEGVEANLATAALPGNFAVWAATPAAKFLHGRLLAAWWDVNELKHDALQEKLNSDWHLLRVGVKGL